In Vibrio bathopelagicus, the following are encoded in one genomic region:
- a CDS encoding DUF1293 family protein has product MPTITGIAIKRFPKSNMEFAELSVLRAVEEVDNEKFQQTGIGYSTDIPYNKQALKIDVAYARQLIQTRAFVANRDYELSFGANPNDPLDILVTKLVPVDEEIKKHFDNFMKAK; this is encoded by the coding sequence ATGCCTACAATAACTGGTATTGCTATCAAGCGTTTCCCTAAATCCAACATGGAATTTGCGGAATTGTCTGTTCTTCGTGCCGTTGAAGAAGTCGATAACGAGAAGTTTCAGCAAACGGGTATCGGTTACTCGACTGACATCCCTTACAACAAACAAGCGTTGAAAATTGATGTGGCCTACGCTCGTCAGCTTATCCAAACGCGTGCTTTCGTTGCTAACCGTGACTACGAACTTAGCTTTGGTGCTAACCCAAATGATCCTCTAGATATCTTGGTTACCAAGCTTGTTCCTGTCGATGAAGAAATTAAAAAGCACTTCGATAACTTTATGAAAGCTAAGTAA